The Pararhizobium sp. IMCC21322 sequence TTTCCACGCCTTCGGCATTTGTGGTCATTCCCATAGAGGCGCCAAGGTTGATGACCGCTTCGATAATGCTGTCAGCCTCGGAAGACGAGCCCAAATCTTGCGTGAATGATTTGTCGATCTTGATTTTGTCAAAAGGAAAACAACGCAGATAGCTGAGGCTTGAGTAGCCGGTGCCAAAATCATCCATCGCAATCCTGACGCCCAGTGCCTGCAATTCTGTGAGCACCGATATGGTTTCGTCGGTGTCGCTCAACAGGACCCCTTCGGTGATTTCAATTTCCAGACGGGCAGGGTTGATATCTTCAGCCTCAAGTGCATTTCGGACAGTGGCAACCAAATTGCCATGCCGGAATTGAACAGGTGACACGTTCACCGCAAACGTTAGTTCGGGCCAGTTCCTTGCTTCACGGCAAGCCCGGCGTATTACCCAGTCCCCGATGGGGACAATGAGACCACACTCTTCTGCTAACGGGATGAATTTCTCGGTTGAGATCGGCCCGTCCTTTTTGTGGTTCCATCTCAGCAATGCCTCAACGCCTTTGATCGTAGTCGTCGCCAGATCTATCTGCGGCTGATAATGCAGCTCGAACTCATCCTCCAGGATTGCCGTCCTCAGGCTTGTCTGAATCTTTTTACGGGTAAGCAGAGCATCATTCATCTCCTCTTCAAAATACTGATAAGTACCGCGCTCTCCGCTTTTGGCCTTGTACAAGGCCTGATCTGCATGGCGCAGCATTGCCTGACCGTCGATTTCGTTACCAGCGGTTCGCAACGATATGCCGATGCTAACCCCAGTCATGACTTCGTTTCCATCCAAATCAAACGGTTCTGAGAATGCTGCGATCAATCGTTCGGCAAGGGCCGAGGATCCAGAAGGCTGGTCAGCGTGTTTCTGGATGATTGCAAATTCATCACCGCCGAGCCGTGAAAGTACATCATTGCCGCGCAAGGAAGATGTCATCCGTTCGGCGGCTTGTTTCAACAACCGATCGCCAGCGGCGTGACCGAGAATGTCATTGACTTCCTTGAAATGATCCAGATCGATGCAGAGAACAGCCAGAGAGGTTTTTTGGCGATCAGCGTCTCCGATAGAGTGCAAAAGCCACTCATTGAAAACGGAGCGGTTGGGCAAATTGGTAAGAGGATCGTGACTTGCAAGAAAAGATGACTGCTCGCTTGCACGCCTGAGAAGGTTCAAAGGGAATGTCCGCAGGAAGAAAAATGCACCAAAAGCAATAATCAACGTCACCAAAAGCAGCAAAGCGGAACTATTGGCTACTTTGAGAAGACTGTGGGTGACGACAAGATATCCGACCTCGCGCCCGGCATCATGGAGCGGTTGTGTAACCGAAACATACGGTTTGAGGACATTATCGACACCTGTCTGCGTCACAGTTTCAGCGTCAGCATTCTTGACTTCGATTTTGTGTGCCAGATGGTCAACTTCGATCAACTCATTGATGCGAAGGGTCTCAAACTGCCACAAAGCCGGGTTGCGCCCTATGAGTTGCGAAAGGGTTTTGGCGTGCAGTTTGGCTTCTGATTCAATTTGGCCGCGTTCTAATTGTGCGCTGTAGTAGTAGTGCAGCAGCGGCGGAAAAACCGCGATAAAAATTGCAACTAAAAGTGCCATCAGCGTGGAAAATTGAACCATGCCGGGCGCAGTCTGCGGTGTTGTCATTGATGTTGGGGATTTCATCTCAGTGTCACCGCGCTGGCGCATGGTTGGTTGCGGCCAGTATGGATTGCGCCTTTTCAGAAAAGACAAAATCGAAAAATTGAGAAGCCATGTTTGACTGGCGCTGCGTTTTCACAATGTACAAGCTCTTGCGGAGCCTCAGGTCCTGGCTGGAATCACCACCAACTTCCGGCAGAATACCATTGAGGGGCAAAACCTTTACGCGTCTGTTCTCTGTCA is a genomic window containing:
- a CDS encoding bifunctional diguanylate cyclase/phosphodiesterase codes for the protein MKSPTSMTTPQTAPGMVQFSTLMALLVAIFIAVFPPLLHYYYSAQLERGQIESEAKLHAKTLSQLIGRNPALWQFETLRINELIEVDHLAHKIEVKNADAETVTQTGVDNVLKPYVSVTQPLHDAGREVGYLVVTHSLLKVANSSALLLLVTLIIAFGAFFFLRTFPLNLLRRASEQSSFLASHDPLTNLPNRSVFNEWLLHSIGDADRQKTSLAVLCIDLDHFKEVNDILGHAAGDRLLKQAAERMTSSLRGNDVLSRLGGDEFAIIQKHADQPSGSSALAERLIAAFSEPFDLDGNEVMTGVSIGISLRTAGNEIDGQAMLRHADQALYKAKSGERGTYQYFEEEMNDALLTRKKIQTSLRTAILEDEFELHYQPQIDLATTTIKGVEALLRWNHKKDGPISTEKFIPLAEECGLIVPIGDWVIRRACREARNWPELTFAVNVSPVQFRHGNLVATVRNALEAEDINPARLEIEITEGVLLSDTDETISVLTELQALGVRIAMDDFGTGYSSLSYLRCFPFDKIKIDKSFTQDLGSSSEADSIIEAVINLGASMGMTTNAEGVETIEQATLLKNLGCKEVQGFHFSRPVPSAAISELLADWEWSKYEDGKSIGFHSQKRRRA